The following proteins are co-located in the Nitrospirota bacterium genome:
- a CDS encoding protein-glutamate O-methyltransferase CheR, with protein MASTASETMEYQITDEEFERFRSLVYRESGINLSQSKRSLLVSRLSKRLRALGIETFQAYYEHVLEDRGGEFTQMLDCVATNKTDFFREPVHLEFLRDRILPALETAKRVRIWSSACSSGEEPYSIAITLCDGIAAPLRWDCKILASDLSTRVLAQAASGIYEAERVRELPPGTIRRHFLKGRGAHAGTVKVKPHLSDLVRFRRINLMDDHYPIKSQLDVIFCRNVMIYFDRATQQRLAAKFHRYLRPGGYLFIGHSESLQWVEHPFRPVAPTIYQKT; from the coding sequence ATGGCAAGCACGGCCAGCGAGACGATGGAATACCAGATCACCGACGAGGAATTCGAGCGGTTTCGCTCGCTGGTGTATCGGGAGAGCGGGATCAACCTCAGCCAGAGCAAGAGGTCATTGCTGGTCTCGCGGCTATCCAAACGCCTCCGGGCCCTCGGGATCGAGACCTTCCAGGCTTACTACGAGCACGTATTGGAGGACCGGGGCGGCGAGTTCACGCAGATGCTGGACTGCGTGGCGACGAACAAGACGGATTTCTTCCGCGAGCCGGTGCACCTGGAGTTCCTGCGCGATCGCATTTTGCCGGCCCTCGAGACGGCCAAACGCGTGCGCATCTGGTCCTCGGCCTGTTCTTCCGGGGAAGAGCCGTACTCGATCGCCATCACGCTTTGTGACGGGATCGCAGCCCCGCTCCGATGGGACTGCAAGATCCTGGCGTCGGACCTTTCGACCCGCGTCCTGGCACAGGCAGCGTCCGGGATTTACGAGGCGGAGCGGGTGCGCGAGCTGCCGCCCGGGACGATCCGACGCCATTTCCTCAAAGGCCGCGGGGCTCACGCCGGCACGGTCAAGGTGAAGCCGCATCTTTCCGATCTGGTCCGGTTCCGGAGGATCAACCTGATGGACGATCATTATCCGATCAAGAGCCAACTGGACGTCATCTTCTGTCGCAACGTGATGATCTACTTCGACCGTGCCACGCAGCAGCGGCTCGCGGCCAAGTTCCATCGCTATCTGAGGCCGGGCGGATACCTCTTCAT